From the genome of Acropora palmata chromosome 4, jaAcrPala1.3, whole genome shotgun sequence, one region includes:
- the LOC141878813 gene encoding protein mab-21-like 2, with protein MAFVFPEHRDGLQKFMNTRVRRRKSELYKTITNICTVVGELLKHVEALEPRFISSLKLVDGRYQGVKALSPLTFEVHLYLNQMGVFNFIDEACPPGCAMLKLSDERKRSMSLWTEFITASGYLSARKVRSRFTSLVSEAIRRGKLQNQIRVSIDNHFSAKLIVLERYTVDLIPCFRCGSIWPQNGCCWPCCETTWPSQSIIDSIKLQGFSLLAKDPFPATKGVTTEGDAWLVNFTEAEEILFATAGRKLCLSILKTLYDQHLDLPGKPLEYIHLVTLLLHECEKHPRESEWTEDTLLYRINGILLQLVSCLQCRKCPHFFLRDVDLFRSKSKQMLDVAAKQVWNIARDVATNPGGFDSL; from the coding sequence ATGGCTTTTGTATTTCCAGAGCACCGCGATGGCTTGCAGAAGTTCATGAACACGCGAGTTCGCAGGCGCAAAAGCGAGCTCTATAAAACCATAACAAACATTTGCACAGTTGTTGGAGAACTATTGAAGCATGTTGAAGCTCTTGAGCCCCGTTTTATCTCATCACTGAAGCTAGTCGATGGAAGGTACCAAGGTGTGAAAGCTCTGTCTCCCCTAACCTTTGAGGTTCATCTATATTTGAACCAAATGGGTGTGTTTAATTTCATTGACGAAGCTTGCCCTCCTGGTTGTGCGATGTTAAAGCTCAGCGATGAACGGAAGCGATCTATGTCACTTTGGACAGAGTTTATAACGGCTTCTGGCTATCTTTCAGCCAGAAAGGTCCGCTCAAGGTTTACCTCTCTAGTTAGCGAGGCTATTCGACGAGGGAAACTTCAGAATCAAATTCGTGTCAGCATAGATAACCACTTCTCAGCGAAACTAATCGTGCTGGAACGATACACGGTCGACCTTATTCCATGTTTTCGATGTGGTTCTATTTGGCCGCAGAATGGCTGTTGTTGGCCTTGCTGTGAAACCACTTGGCCTTCTCAGTCGATTATCGACAGCATTAAACTCCAAGGATTTTCTTTGCTGGCCAAAGATCCGTTTCCTGCGACCAAGGGGGTCACCACGGAGGGTGATGCGTGGCTGGTAAACTTCACTGAAGCAGAGGAAATTCTCTTCGCGACAGCAGGAAGAAAGCTTTGCCTTAGTATTCTAAAAACTTTATACGATCAACACCTCGACCTTCCCGGAAAGCCTTTGGAATATATTCATCTGGTAACGTTGCTTTTACATGAATGCGAGAAGCACCCGAGGGAATCCGAGTGGACCGAAGATACCCTTTTGTATCGAATCAACGGTATCCTGTTGCAGCTCGTTTCCTGTCTGCAATGTCGGAAATGTCCGCATTTCTTTCTGAGGGATGTGGATTTATTTCGCTCGAAGTCGAAACAGATGCTTGATGTGGCGGCAAAACAAGTGTGGAATATCGCACGAGACGTAGCCACTAATCCTGGGGGTTTTGACAGTCTTTAG